From Sphingopyxis sp. USTB-05, the proteins below share one genomic window:
- a CDS encoding nicotinate-nucleotide adenylyltransferase, whose protein sequence is MIPTGLLGGSFNPAHGGHRAISLNAIDALGLDELWWLVSPGNPLKPKVGMASLPARLGSAQHMAQRSPIRATAIEAELGTRYTIDTLKKLVRRYPNRQFIWIMGADNLVQLPQWRDWRGIARLMPIAVIARPGYNDRAHARRAMGWLRRFVRPVDQKLHWTDWRPPALVFLRFSPDVRSATAIRQANPRWFERYEGRAMRDPLTRSRLVDTNRKGRI, encoded by the coding sequence ATGATCCCCACCGGCCTCCTCGGCGGCAGCTTCAATCCGGCGCATGGCGGCCATCGCGCGATCAGTTTGAATGCGATCGATGCGCTGGGGCTCGACGAGCTCTGGTGGCTGGTCTCTCCCGGCAATCCGCTGAAGCCCAAGGTGGGAATGGCGTCACTCCCTGCGCGCCTCGGTTCGGCGCAGCACATGGCGCAGCGGTCGCCGATTCGGGCGACGGCAATCGAGGCCGAACTCGGCACGCGCTACACGATCGATACGCTCAAAAAGCTCGTCCGGCGTTACCCGAACCGGCAGTTCATCTGGATCATGGGGGCCGACAATCTGGTCCAACTGCCCCAATGGCGCGACTGGCGGGGGATCGCCCGACTCATGCCGATTGCGGTTATCGCGCGTCCGGGCTATAATGACCGCGCCCATGCAAGACGTGCGATGGGTTGGCTTCGGCGCTTCGTCCGGCCCGTGGACCAGAAATTGCATTGGACGGACTGGAGACCGCCCGCCCTCGTGTTCCTGCGATTTTCGCCCGATGTGCGATCCGCAACTGCGATACGGCAGGCCAACCCCCGCTGGTTCGAACGCTATGAAGGCCGCGCAATGCGCGACCCGCTAACGCGTTCGCGGCTTGTGGACACGAACAGGAAAGGACGCATTTGA